A single window of Gossypium arboreum isolate Shixiya-1 chromosome 13, ASM2569848v2, whole genome shotgun sequence DNA harbors:
- the LOC108462479 gene encoding uncharacterized protein LOC108462479: MEATVRIMDDLDFTVEQKLKGAVLLLRDEAYQWWLTVRDGTQLDSLTWDLLKTAFQSKYVGASYINARRHEFLNLTRGDHSVAEYEADFLRLSRYVRGMVGIEYVRCVHFEEGLRDNLRILIALQREREFVVLVEKAKIFEEVKRAERQSRDRVKAKRDLEYLNAGVRPRKKARSDGPLRFGPTVAPSGVAICRLCNRRHPSECWRSTGACLRCGSSERSVKDCPLRTNQMQALATETKQPSRGVQ, encoded by the coding sequence ATGGAGGCCACAGTGCGTATTATGGATGATCTAGATTTTACTGTCGAGCAAAAGCTCAAGGGGGCTGTTTTGTTGCTTCGCGATGAAGCATATCAATGGTGGCTGACAGTTAGGGATGGCACTCAGCTTGACAGTCTAACGTGGGATTTGTTGAAGACGGCTTTTCAGAGTAAGTATGTGGGGGCCAGTTACATCAACGCTAGAAGGCATGAGTTCTTGAATCTTACTCGGGGAGATCAttcagtggccgagtatgaggccgacTTTCTGAGGCTGAGCCGTTATGTACGCGGCATGGTGGGGATTGAGTATGTGCGTTGTGTTCATTTTGAGGAAGGCCTTAGGGATAACTTGAGGATCCTAATAGCTTTGCAGAGGGAACGTGAGTTTGTCGTGTTGGTTGAGAAGGCCAAGATTTTTGAAGAGGTTAAGCGCGCTGAGCGCCAGAGCCGTGACAGAGTGAAGGCTAAGAGGGATCTAGAGTATTTGAATGCTGGGGTGAGGCCTAGaaaaaaggccagatctgatgggccCCTGAGATTTGGGCCTACTGTTGCACCTTCTGGGGTTGCGATTTGTCGGCTTTGTAATAGACGTCATCCAAGTGAGTGTTGGAGGTCTACTGGAGCTTGTCTTAGATGTGGATCATCTGAGCGTAGTGTTAAGGACTGCCCATTAAGGACTAATCAGATGCAAGCCCTGGCTACTGAGACTAAACAACCGTCGAGGGGAGTTCAATAG